The following coding sequences lie in one Spinacia oleracea cultivar Varoflay chromosome 1, BTI_SOV_V1, whole genome shotgun sequence genomic window:
- the LOC110795831 gene encoding probable xyloglucan endotransglucosylase/hydrolase protein 23 codes for MATSKIVFITLFFSLASIIANSKANFNDEFTITWGDGRGKVLNSGDDLTLSLDKASGSGFQSKNEYLFGKIDMQLKLVPGNSAGTVTAYYLSSMGNTHDEIDFEFLGNVSGQPYTLHTNVFAQGKGNREKQFHLWFDPTKDFHTYSILWNPQRIVFSVDGIPIREHKNMESKGIPFPKNQPMRIYSSLWNADDWATQGGRVKTDWAQAPFTSSYRNFKADACIWTSGSSSCGSGSKPASGSNWLTQELDSASLGRMRWAEKNYMVYNYCADLQRFPQGLPTECSATD; via the coding sequence ATGGCAACTTCAAAGATAGTTTTCATTACCCTTTTCTTTAGCTTAGCTAGTATTATTGCCAATTCCAAAGCCAATTTCAATGATGAATTTACAATTACTTGGGGAGATGGTAGAGGTAAGGTCCTCAACTCTGGGGATGACCTCACCCTCTCCCTCGATAAAGCTTCCGGCTCCGGCTTCCAATCCAAAAACGAATACCTCTTTGGTAAGATTGATATGCAGTTAAAACTTGTCCCTGGTAATTCAGCTGGTACTGTCACTGCTTACTATCTCTCGTCTATGGGTAACACCCATGATGAGATTGATTTTGAGTTCTTAGGGAATGTTAGTGGACAACCTTACACACTCCACACTAATGTATTTGCTCAAGGCAAAGGTAACCGTGAAAAACAATTTCACTTGTGGTTCGACCCTACTAAAGATTTCCACACTTACTCAATCCTTTGGAATCCACAGAGAATTGTTTTCTCTGTTGATGGAATTCCAATCAGAGAACACAAGAACATGGAATCAAAGGGAATTCCATTCCCTAAGAATCAACCTATGAGGATATACTCTAGTTTGTGGAATGCTGATGATTGGGCTACCCAAGGAGGTCGGGTTAAGACCGATTGGGCTCAAGCTCCTTTCACTTCCTCATACAGGAACTTTAAAGCTGATGCTTGTATATGGACCTCTGGTTCATCTTCGTGTGGGTCGGGTTCTAAGCCCGCATCGGGCTCCAATTGGTTGACACAAGAGCTTGATTCCGCAAGTTTGGGAAGGATGAGATGGGCGGAAAAGAATTACATGGTTTACAATTATTGTGCTGATCTTCAAAGGTTCCCTCAAGGCCTTCCTACAGAATGCTCTGCTACGGATTGA